In one Culex quinquefasciatus strain JHB chromosome 2, VPISU_Cqui_1.0_pri_paternal, whole genome shotgun sequence genomic region, the following are encoded:
- the LOC6038008 gene encoding elongation factor G, mitochondrial has product MTISCLLRIRPALAKSFFENGQRAFASHAAFAEHAKLERIRNIGISAHIDSGKTTLTERILFYTGRIKEMHEVKGKDNVGATMDSMELERQRGITIQSAATYTVWKDHNINIIDTPGHVDFTVEVERALRVLDGAVLVLCSVGGVQSQTLTVNRQMKRYNVPCLAFINKLDRMGANPYRVLGQMKSKLNHNAAFIQLPIGVESNCKGIVDLVKQKALYFDDQLGLTVREDEIPQDMRTECDERRHELIEQLSNVDDAIGELFLEEKTPTPQDLMGAIRRSTLKRTFTPVLVGTALKNKGVQPLLDAVLDYLPNPGEVENLAMIEKKGEEPQKVFLNPARDGKDPFVGLAFKLEAGRFGQLTYLRCYQGVLKKGDSIFNVRSGKKVRLARLVRLHSNNMEDVNEVYAGDIFALFGVDCASGDTFVTDPKLELSMESIFVPDPVVSMAIKPTNTKDRDNFSKAVARFTKEDPTFRFAYDPDVKETLVSGMGELHLEIYAQRMEREYNCPVTLGKPKVAFRETLVAPCEFDYLHKKQSGGQGQYGRVTGILEPLPPHQNTVIEFTDETIGTNVPKQFVPAIEKGFRQMAEKGLLSGHKLSGLKFRLLDGAHHIVDSSELAFMLAAQGAIKSVFENGSWQILEPVMMVEVTAPEEFQGTVIGQLNKRHGIITGTEGTEGWFTIYAEVPLNDMFGYAGELRSSTQGKGEFSMEYSRYSPCMPDVQEQLMREYQASQGIAVPDKKQKKKN; this is encoded by the exons ATGACCATCAGCTGTCTGCTGCGAATACGCCCGGCGTTGGCCAAATCGTTTTTCGAG AATGGCCAGCGTGCGTTCGCGAGTCACGCGGCGTTTGCCGAGCATGCGAAGCTGGAGCGCATTCGGAACATCGGCATTTCGGCACACATTGACAGCGGCAAGACGACGCTGACGGAGCGGATTTTGTTTTACACCGGCCGGATCAAGGAGATGCACGAGGTCAAGGGAAAGGACAATGTGGGTGCGACCATGGACTCGATGGAGCTTGAGCGGCAGCGGGGTATTACGATCCAGAGTGCGGCCACCTATACGGTGTGGAAGGATCATAATATTAATATAATTGACACGCCGGGGCATGTGGACTTTACGGTGGAGGTGGAACGTGCGCTGAGGGTGTTGGACGGAGCGGTGCTGGTTCTGTGCAGCGTCGGTGGCGTCCAGAGCCAAACGTTGACCGTGAACAGGCAGATGAAGCGGTACAATGTGCCGTGTTTGGCGTTCATCAACAAGCTCGACCGGATGGGGGCCAATCCGTACCGGGTTCTGGGCCAGATGAAGTCCAAGCTGAACCACAACGCGGCGTTCATTCAGCTTCCGATCGGTGTGGAGAGTAACTGCAAGGGCATTGTGGACTTGGTTAAGCAGAAAGCTCTTTACTTTGACGATCAGCTCGGGTTGACGGTGCGCGAGGACGAAATCCCGCAGGACATGCGAACCGAGTGTGACGAAAGACGCCACGAGTTGATTGAGCAGCTGTCGAACGTGGACGATGCAATCGGGGAGTTGTTTTTGGAGGAGAAAACGCCGACGCCACAGGATTTGATGGGTGCCATTCGGAGATCGACGTTGAAGCGAACTTTCACGCCGGTTCTCGTTGGGACCGCCCTTAAGAACAAGGGAGTTCAACCTCTGTTGGATGCCGTACTTGATTATCTGCCAAACCCCGGTGAGGTCGAGAACCTTGCAATGATCGAGAAGAAGGGCGAGGAGCCGCAGAAGGTCTTTCTGAATCCGGCTCGGGATGGCAAGGATCCGTTTGTCGGGCTGGCGTTCAAGCTGGAAGCGGGTCGCTTTGGTCAGCTGACCTACCTGCGATGCTACCAAGGCGTACTCAAGAAGGGCGACAGCATTTTCAACGTACGATCCGGCAAGAAGGTTCGTCTGGCTCGGCTGGTGCGACTTCACTCGAACAACATGGAAGACGTGAACGAAGTCTACGCCGGGGACATTTTCGCCCTGTTTGGCGTGGACTGCGCCAGCGGAGACACTTTCGTGACCGACCCCAAGCTCGAGCTGTCCATGGAATCGATATTTGTCCCCGATCCGGTCGTCTCAATGGCCATCAAACCCACAAACACCAAAGATCGCGACAACTTCTCCAAGGCCGTGGCCCGTTTCACCAAGGAAGATCCCACGTTCCGCTTCGCGTACGACCCCGACGTAAAGGAAACGCTAGTCTCCGGAATGGGCGAACTGCACCTGGAAATCTACGCCCAACGCATGGAGCGCGAGTACAACTGCCCGGTCACCCTGGGAAAACCCAAAGTCGCCTTCCGCGAAACGCTCGTCGCTCCGTGCGAGTTTGACTACCTGCACAAGAAGCAGTCGGGTGGACAGGGTCAGTACGGCCGCGTCACGGGCATCCTCGAACCGCTACCCCCGCACCAAAACACGGTCATCGAGTTCACCGACGAAACCATCGGCACGAACGTCCCCAAGCAGTTCGTCCCGGCCATCGAGAAAGGCTTCCGCCAGATGGCCGAAAAGGGTCTCCTCTCGGGTCACAAGCTGTCCGGGCTCAAGTTCCGCCTCCTGGACGGTGCCCACCACATTGTGGACTCGTCCGAGCTGGCGTTTATGTTGGCCGCGCAGGGCGCCATCAAGAGCGTTTTCGAGAACGGCAGCTGGCAGATTCTGGAACCGGTCATGATGGTGGAGGTCACGGCGCCGGAGGAGTTCCAGGGAACGGTGATCGGGCAACTGAACAAGCGGCACGGTATCATCACGGGCACAGAGGGAACCGAGGGTTGGTTCACGATCTACGCCGAGGTGCCGCTGAATGACATGTTTGGGTACGCGGGTGAGCTGCGATCGAGCACGCAGGGCAAGGGCGAGTTCAGCATGGAGTACAGCCGGTACTCGCCGTGCATGCCGGACGTGCAGGAGCAGCTGATGCGGGAGTACCAGGCCTCGCAAGGAATCGCCGTGCCGGACaagaagcagaagaagaagaattAA